In one Erinaceus europaeus chromosome 3, mEriEur2.1, whole genome shotgun sequence genomic region, the following are encoded:
- the MTLN gene encoding mitoregulin: protein MADVSERTLQLSVLVAFASGVLVGWQANRLRRRFLDWRKRRLQDKLAATQKKLDLA, encoded by the coding sequence ATGGCGGATGTGTCCGAGAGGACGCTGCAGCTGTCGGTGCTGGTGGCTTTCGCTTCAGGGGTTCTGGTGGGCTGGCAGGCGAACCGGCTGCGGAGGCGCTTCCTGGACTGGAGGAAACGGAGACTGCAAGACAAGCTGGCGGCGACACAGAAGAAGCTGGACCTGGCCTGA